The proteins below are encoded in one region of Oncorhynchus masou masou isolate Uvic2021 chromosome 15, UVic_Omas_1.1, whole genome shotgun sequence:
- the LOC135555603 gene encoding sphingosine 1-phosphate receptor 2-like yields MTLCRKATVLCHPVVAMKSKYSQYYNRTLIHAYYVFAKDMTSEELEERTNGKAQLSSLNIVFVIICSIIILENLLVLIAVFRNKKFHSAMFFFIGNLAFSDLLAGSAYIANIFLSGPRTFELVPVQWFIREGTAFIALAASVFSLLAIAIERYIAITKVRVYGSNRTCRMFLLIGTCWVTSILLGGLPIIGWNCINNLPECSVLLPLYSKKYILFVVTIFSIILLSIGILYVRIYLIVRSSHQEATNSPAYALLKTVTIVLGVFIVCWLPAFTVLLLDTSCRRLDCPVLSKADIFFGIATLNSALNPLIYTLRSKDMRKEFLRVLCCWGLLTSGRPTDRCLVPLKSSSSMEHCTNKHEHQTTPIMQAECTTCV; encoded by the coding sequence ATGACTCTTTGCCGAAAAGCCACCGTGCTCTGCCACCCCGTTGTTGCCATGAAGAGCAAGTATTCCCAGTACTACAACCGGACCCTGATCCATGCCTACTATGTGTTTGCCAAGGACATGACCTCGGAGGAGCTGGAGGAGCGCACCAACGGGAAGGCCCAGCTCAGCTCCCTCAACATCGTCTTCGTCATCATCTGCAGCATCATCATTCTGGAGAACTTGCTGGTGCTCATTGCTGTGTTCCGCAACAAGAAGTTCCACTCCGCCATGTTCTTCTTCATCGGGAACCTAGCCTTCTCCGACCTGCTGGCCGGCTCTGCCTACATCGCCAACATCTTCCTATCAGGGCCAAGGACCTTTGAGTTGGTGCCGGTACAGTGGTTCATCCGGGAGGGCACAGCCTTTATAGCGCTGGCCGCCTCCGTCTTCAGCCTGCTGGCCATCGCCATCGAGCGCTACATCGCCATCACCAAGGTCAGGGTGTACGGCTCCAACAGGACGTGTCGTATGTTCCTGCTGATCGGGACGTGCTGGGTCACCTCCATCCTCCTGGGGGGCCTGCCAATCATCGGCTGGAACTGCATCAACAACCTGCCTGAGTGCTCGGTCTTGCTGCCTCTCTATTCTAAGAAGTACATCCTGTTTGTGGTCACCATCTTCAGCATCATCCTGCTCTCTATCGGCATCCTTTACGTGCGCATCTACCTGATCGTGCGCTCCAGCCACCAGGAGGCCACCAACTCTCCGGCTTACGCCCTGCTGAAGACGGTCACCATCGTGCTGGGCGTCTTCATCGTGTGCTGGCTGCCCGCCTTCACAGTCCTCCTCCTGGACACCTCCTGCCGCAGGCTGGACTGCCCCGTCCTCTCCAAGGCAGACATCTTCTTCGGCATCGCCACGCTCAACTCGGCACTCAACCCACTGATCTACACGCTACGCAGCAAGGACATGAGAAAAGAGTTCCTGCGCGTGCTGTGCTGCTGGGGGCTGCTGACCAGCGGGCGCCCCACTGACCGATGCCTGGTGCCCCTCAAGAGCTCCAGCTCTATGGAGCACTGTACCAACAAACACGAACACCAGACCACGCCCATCATGCAGGCAGAGTGCACCACCTGTGTCTGA